The Impatiens glandulifera chromosome 3, dImpGla2.1, whole genome shotgun sequence genome contains a region encoding:
- the LOC124930494 gene encoding secreted RxLR effector protein 161-like, protein MTLVAHFDLELHQMDVKTAFLNGDIDETIYMVQPESFEVDDSKQMNCKPGNTPVAKGDKFSLNQFGSLMYAQVCTRPDIAFIVGVLGRYLNNPGIDHWKAAKRVMRYLKKTKDYMLTYRRSDHLEIVGYSDSDFAGCLDSRRSTYGCVYTLAGGAISWRSAKQILVTSSTMEAEFVACFEASHQGIWLKNFVTRLRIILGVERPIKIFL, encoded by the exons ATGACTCTAGTGGCACATTTTGATTTGGAGCTTCATCAGATGGATGTAAAGACAGCGTTTCTGAATGGTGACATTGATGAAACAATCTATATGGTACAACCTGAAAGTTTTGAGGTCGATGACTCGAAACAAATG AATTGCAAACCAGGAAATACCCCAGTTGCCAAAGGAGACAAATTCAGTTTAAATCAAT TTGGAAGTCTTATGTATGCACAAGTATGTACGCGTCCGGATATTGCGTTCATAGTTGGTGTGTTAGGCAGATATCTCAATAATCCTGGAATTGATCACTGGAAAGCAGCTAAAAGGGTGATGAGATACCTAAAGAAAACAAAGGATTATATGCTCACATATAGGAGGTCAGACCATTTGGAGATCGTTGGGTATTCTGACTCCGATTTTGCGGGTTGCCTAGACAGTAGGAGATCTACATATGGCTGTGTTTATACATTGGCTGGAGGAGCCATTTCTTGGCGTAGTGCCAAACAGATACTTGTTACCAGCTCTACTATGGAGGCTGAATTTGTGGCATGTTTTGAAGCATCACATCAGGGAATTTGGTTAAAGAATTTTGTCACAAGGCTGCGCATTATTCTGGGGGTCGAAAGacctattaagatttttttgtgA
- the LOC124930495 gene encoding germin-like protein 9-3, with protein MASRFEFIIFSMTLSFAAIFHMAMAGDPDILSDFIVPLGSPPVVDGNLFTFTGMRQLVGAPPPDKFKVLKASLAEFPILNGQSVSMAVLQYPGGSVNPPHTHPRASELLFLLDGSLQVGIVDTTNKLYTQTLQEGDIFVFPKGLVHFQYNVDANKPAFAVSAFGSANAGTVSIPNAVFNTSISDAVLATSFKTDVSTIQKLKAGLGH; from the coding sequence ATGGCTTCAAGATTcgagtttataatattttccatGACACTATCATTTGCAGCCATCTTTCACATGGCCATGGCAGGCGATCCAGACATCCTCTCGGATTTTATAGTTCCACTAGGTTCTCCTCCCGTCGTCGATGGAAACCTCTTCACGTTTACGGGGATGCGACAACTAGTTGGTGCCCCACCACCCGACAAATTCAAGGTACTTAAGGCCAGCTTGGCCGAGTTTCCTATCCTTAATGGACAAAGTGTGTCCATGGCTGTGTTGCAATACCCGGGTGGCTCGGTCAATCCTCCTCACACCCACCCACGTGCTTCCGAGCTCTTGTTCCTCCTCGATGGGAGCCTCCAAGTAGGGATAGTTGACACCACCAACAAGCTATATACTCAAACTCTACAAGAAGGTGACATTTTTGTTTTCCCCAAGGGATTAGTTCACTTCCAATACAATGTTGATGCCAACAAACCGGCATTCGCAGTATCTGCATTTGGAAGTGCAAATGCTGGAACCGTGTCAATCCCAAATGCTGTTTTCAACACTAGCATATCTGATGCGGTTTTGGCCACATCTTTCAAGACTGATGTTTCCACCATTCAAAAACTCAAGGCGGGACTTGGTCACTAG
- the LOC124930493 gene encoding transcription repressor MYB6-like, giving the protein MGRSPCCGESDHDVKKGPWSEEEDTKLVDYIREHGHGNWRALPKRAGLNRCGKSCRLRWNNYLRPEIKRGNFSDEEEQIIVKLHSILGNKWSKIATELSGRTDNEIKNYWNTHLKKKLLKMGIDPNTHRPISELNTISSKLVITVKRRNGLLMNSFLTVLKRKKE; this is encoded by the exons ATGGGGAGATCTCCATGTTGTGGTGAAAGTGATCATGATGTGAAGAAGGGACCCTGGTCAGAAGAAGAGGATACAAAGTTAGTAGATTATATCCGCGAACATGGGCATGGGAATTGGCGAGCGCTCCCCAAACGTGCTGGTCTGAACAGATGTGGAAAGAGTTGTCGGCTTCGATGGAACAATTATCTCCGACCCGAGATCAAGCGAGGGAATTTCTCCGATGAGGAGGAGCAAATTATCGTCAAACTCCACTCCATTCTTGGTAACAA GTGGTCTAAAATTGCTACAGAACTTTCGGGTCGTACTGATAatgaaattaagaattattgGAACACACATCTTAAAAAGAAGCTTCTGAAAATGGGCATCGATCCAAATACTCATAGACCTATTTCGGA GCTCAATACGATTAGTTCAAAGTTAGTTATAACCGTCAAAAGAAGAAATGGACTCTTAATGAACTCATTTCTCACTGTgttgaagaggaagaaagaatgA